TTTTGGTGTGTTTGTCAACCAGCAAAAGACCCCCAACCAGGCACAACATCCTTTGTTGGAGCGGCTTTTCCCCTGTGGGAGCGGCTTCCCAGCCGCGAAGGGTATTCGATCAGCCACCAAAGGCTTCGCGGATGAAAGCCACTCCTACAACACAAAACACCCTCGACCTTTCCCTCTATGGGAGAGGCCTCCCCCCTGTGGGAGCGGCTTTCAGCCGCGAAGAGGGTTCCATCAGCCACCAAAGGCTTCGCGGCTGAAAGCCGCTCCTACAACTCAAAATACCCTCGACCTTTCCCTCTATGGGAGAAGCTTTCCCCTGTAGGAGTGGCTTCCCAGCCGCGAAGAGGGTTCCATCGGCCACCAAAGGCTTCGCGGCTGAAAGCCGCTCCTACAACTCAAAATACCCTCGACCTTTCCCTCTATGGGAGAGGCCTCCCCCCTGTGGGAGCGGCTTTCAGCCGCGAAGAGGGTTCCATCAGCCACCAAAGGCTTCGCGGCTGAAAGCCGCTCCTACAAAACGAAAAAATTTGGGTTCCGGGGTCATTTCCGGCGCTGGTCCGGGCGGCTCCGCTCGCCCTCCCCTGCGCCTCCAATCACACCTCCCCCCCTAGTCTTGAGTGACAAGGCGGAAACCCAGGTTGTAGTTGCGGTAGCCCGGATTGTTCCAGTTCCGGTACGCCGAGCGCACGCTCCTCGGTAAGTCGTTCCAGCTGCCGCCGCGTTCGACGCGGTTCGACCCGCCTGACGGGCCCTGCGGATTCTGCCGGGGACTCTTGCCATAATAGCCACTATCGTACCAGTCCTGGCACCACTCCCACACATTGCCTGACATATCATAAAGACCCAGACCGTTCGGCTGTTTCTGGCCGACCGGATGCGTCTTGCTGCCGGAGTTACCGGAGTGCCAGGCAACGGTGTCAACATTGCCGCCCCCGCAGTACCTCTCGTTTTTCCCGCCGCTGCGACAGGCGTATTCCCACTCTGCCTCGGTTGGCAAACGAAAAGACTGGCCGGTCTGCCGATTCAGGGTGCGGAGGAATTGCTGCACGTCGTTCCAGCTCACCTGCTCCACCGGGTAGTTGTCGCCGTTCTTAAAGTTTGACGGGTTACTTCCCATCACCGTGCGCCACTGCCCCTGGGTGACTTCAAATTTACCCAACCGGAAGGAATCAACACAGACCTCGTGCACCGGCTGTTCCTCGGATCCCCCATCCCTGAACTGGTCCCCCATCTGATAACAGCCACCGGGGACGGGCACGAACTCCATCCCAAGTTGATTCAGGCGTTTCCGTTCCAGTTCGCGTTTCCGTTCCAGTTCGCGTTTCCGTTCCCGTTCCCGTTCCCGTTCCCATTCCCATTCCCGTTCCCATTCCCGTTTCCGTTCCAGTTCGCGTTCGCGTTTCCGTTCCCGTTCCCGTTCCCGTATCTCGCGCACCGATACAAACTCCCCGTTCACCAAAGTCAGCAACAGTTCATCGGTCACATCATTGGCAAACGCCACCTGCACCACCTGCCCCCCCGGCCTGGCCGTGACCTGCGGATGCACAAAGCCGTTTTGCAGCTGCCCATACCATTCCTTAGCGTCCTCACGCCCCAGGCGAATGGTGCCGTTCATCGCCACCTGCACCGGAGCAGACTTAGCTGTACTCCAGAGGGTAAAGGGGAAAATACCCCGATCAGTAGCTTTACTCTCGAGGGTAAAAGGGAAAACACCCCGATCCATATCGTAGCTCCCGACGTGCAGCGCGAGGGATGTCGGGTCGATGGGGTAGTCTTTGTCGGAGAGGGTCGTCAGCTCTTGCCGCAAGGGCGCGGTCTGGGCGCGTGATTCCTGGTCGATGCGCTGCCGCAGGGCGGTCAGTTCACGCTGGCGCTGCGCTTCGAGTTCTTTGCGCCGCTCACTGTAAAACCCGGTGGCGTTCTTTTTGCGTGCGGCAAACTCGGCGTCGGTTTCAAACATATCCTGCACCAGCGGCTTGCCTTTGGCGGCTTTTTCCTGGGCCTTGACCTCGGCCAGCAGCGCAGCGTAGCGCGCAACGATGCGTTTTTCGGCGGCGGGCTGTTCTTTGGCAAAGGCGGCTTCGATGCTGTCGATCTCTTGTGCCAGGCGCCGGATCTCGGCAACGGCGGCTTCGATGGTGGCACTCTGAGTCGCCGGAGCGCGCTGGCGCTTGGCTTCGATTTCGGCTTTGAGCGCGGCCAGGCGCTGTTCTTCTTCACTGCGTTTGGCGGCCAGCGCGGCTTCTTGCTGCTGTACTTTGGCAAGGTGCTGCTGTTGTTCGCGGCGCAGTTGCTCCTGCCGTTGAGCTTCGGCGGCAAGTTGCTCCTGCCGCAGTTTTTCGGCTTTTAGTTTTGCCTCGGCAATCTGGCGCTGACGCTCGGCCTTGCGGCGGGCCACTTCGTTTTGTGATTTTCTGGCGACGGCTTCCTGCCGGGCCAGTTCGGCCATCTCCGCTTCGAGTTTGGCAACTGCGGCGGCAACATCGGCAACTTTCTGCTGCACATTAGGCACAAAAACAAAATCACCACTGCCGTACAATGTCCCGAACCCCGGCGTCTGGTTGTGGTTGCGCGCGCGGGCGTCCTGATAGACCTTTTCTTTGAGAATCGTCTGAATCTCGTTCGCGGTCACAAAATCCCCCGCCGCCTCCAGTGCCTCGATCAGCCGCCCGGTAAAGACCGAGTGCCCGTTTGGCCCTCCGTCAAGCGCCTCCTGCCCTTTGCTCCCGGCGGTCAGCACCTGGCGGACGCGCTCTTTGGTGATCTCTCTCAGGTAGCCCAAATCGCGACTGGTCGTGCCATCGAGACTCCGCTTGGTGGCGAGCAACCCGCTGTAACAGGCATCCATCACATAAAAGACGTGTTTGGCCGGAAGGGTTTTGGAGATCGTATCGCGAATCTCGGCCATGGTGATATTGCGGTAAATCGCATCGACGGAACCGTCGTAAGGGATCAGATAACCCAGATCGCCATCAACGTTCTTTTGTTGATTGCCATGTCCGGCCCAGAAGAGGAAGAGCGCGTCTTCATTGCTCATCTTCTTCGGCAGATCGGTGGTCAGCAGGCGCATAATGCGGTCTTTGGTCGCCTGCTCATCGGTCAGGGTGATGATTTCGTCAAACCGGTAGTTGCGTCGCAACACCTCGGCAACCCCCTGGGCATCGTGTACGGCGTTGCTGAGCTGCTTGTCGGCAGGAAGGTTTTTATACCGGTCGATACCGACAATGACGGCGTAACTTTTATTGTAGAGCCGAACTTCGCCTCTCTCGCCGGTGGCCGGGTCTTTGGCGACGATGCTGATGCCGCGCGTGGCGGCAAGGGAGAGGGAGAAGGAGCAACTGAGGAAAATCAGGACAAGAAGCAGATTGCGACACATGAGGACACCTCCAGACTTAATTGCAATCTGCGGAGTTTAGTCGATTTTCATTTTGCGAACAAGGAAAAGAACTCCCTCTATGGGAGAGGCCTCCCCCCTGTGGGAGCGGCTTTCAGCCGCGAAGAGGGTTCCATCAGCCACCAAAGGCTTCGCGGCTGAAAGCCGCTCCTACAGCAAAACACCCTCCGGCTTCCCTTTGTGGGAGCGCGAAGGGGCAGCCTGAAACGCAACAGGAGGCCTCGACTATCGCCGAGGCCTCCTTCACTATTCACTGATTTTTTAATTCAGTATTCCCCAGAAGGGGAACGAATGCTTGGTTTTCCCAAGGTTTTTTCGTTCTCGGTAATCTGTCCTACCCTGACTGGCCCGGCGGCTCGGAGACTGTCATACATCTTCCTCCTGTCATTTCCGTGTTGGAGTTATGTAAAGATTACCACGAGCTCCAACCTTGTAAAGGACTCGTAAAGAAAATAATTATTGCGGCGTCGCTTGCCCCAACAGCTCCATCAGATGCACCACCTGCTGCGGCAACCCGGCCTCACGTACCCCCCAGGCCAGTTGCAGTTGGCAGCCGGGATTGGCCGTCACCAGCAGTTCCGCCCCGGTTGCTGCGACGTTACCGAGTTTCCGATCCAGAACCTGCTGACTCGCTTTGGAAAATTTCAGCCCCCAGGTGGCGGCACTGCCGCAGCACCAGCTTGACTCGTTCATTTCACGCAGTTCGACGCCGGGAATCTGGCTGAGCAAGATCCGCGGTTGGCGGGAAACCCCTTGAGCATGACAGAGGTGACACGGTTCGTGGTAGGTCACAGAGGTGTTGACCGGGATGAGGTTCTCAGTGCGCAGACCGACTTCGGCCAGAAATTCCGCTACGTCGCGCACCTTACTGCGGAACGCTGCCAGAGTCTCGGTCGGCACCAGTCCCTCAAGCAGCTCTTCATATTCCTTAAGCGCAGAGCCACATCCGGCACAGTCGGTGACAATCGCCTCGACATCGGCGGCCATCAGCAGCTCCAGATTCTTCAACGCCAGTTGCCGGGCGGTTTCGCGGTCCCCTTCACTGAGGTGCGGCGCGCCGCAGCACTTGATCTCGCGCGGGGTAATGACATCGAACCCCTGGTGACTGAGCACCCGCACCGTCTGGCGCGACACGTGGGGATACATCAGCGTCATCACGCAGCCGAGGAAAAAGCCGACCCGGCCACGCTGCTGCCCGCGCGCCGGAATGATCGTCGGCAGCTGTTTCCGCAACGGCGGCGCCAGCTCCGGCAGCATCCCTGCGGCCTTGTCAATCCAGTCGGCACCGAGCTTCAACACCTTGCTCCGGCGCACCAGCCACTGGATGCCGAGGCGCTGGTAAAGGCGGGCCGGGAGCATTGAGGTTTCGAGCAAATCGGGGGACGGCAGCATCTTTTGCAGCACGAATTCGCGAAACGTTTTCCCCGGATGACCAAGCGGATGGAAAGACTGCGCCTGACTGCGACAGATCTCCATGATCTCTCCGGCACGCACCCCCGAGGGACAGGCCGTGGTGCAGGCGCGGCAGTCGAGACAGAAGAACGCCTCGTCACGCACCGCCGCGGTAAATTCGAGCTGTTCTTCGGCCACTGCCCGCGCCAGCGCCACCCGCCCGCGCGGGCTGGAGCGTTCCCGCCCGGTCAGGGCAAAGGTCGGACAGGTCGGCAGACAAAAACCGCAGCGCATGCACTGCAGGGCATCATCATAATGGGGCGCATCCCGCGGCGTGAAATTGCCGATTCGCGCATCACTCTTCATGGCTGTCGTCCTGTTCCGTCGCGTCGGCAAATATTTTTCCGGGATTCAGGCGTCCCGCCGGATCGAAGGCGTTTTTGATCCGCTGCATCACCGCCACGCCCCCCGCGCCGATCTGGCGCGCAAGGTAGCCCTTCTTCGCCATGCCAATGCCATGTTCGCCAGATACAGTTCCGCCCCAGGCCAGCACCTGCGCGTAAAGTTCGTCATAAAAGGCGTGAGCCCGACTCATTTCGTCCGCATCGCGCTCGTCGCACAACACCGTCGGGTGAAGATTGCCATCTCCGGCATGACCAAAAGTGCCGACGGTCAGCCGATATTTTTCGGTCAGCCGTTCGATCTCGCCGAAGGTTTCCGCCAGTCGCGAACGCGGTACTGTCGCATCTTCGAGCAACGTAGTCGGCGACACCCGCGCCAGCGCCGACAACGCTGTGCGCCGCGCCGCTGCCAGGCTCGCCGCTTCGTCGGCATCCCTGGCGACATGAATTTCCGCTGCCTTGACCGCTTCCAGAATTCGCCGCACGCTCTCGGCGTCCTCCGCGACCATCGCCGGGTGGCCGTCAACTTCAATCAGCAGCAGCCCCGCCATCTGCCGCGGCAAACCGATTTTTACGTAATCCTCGACGCAGTTGATCGTGGCACGATCCATGATTTCCATCGTCGCAGGAATGATCTTGGCGGCAAT
This genomic interval from Desulfuromonadaceae bacterium contains the following:
- a CDS encoding (Fe-S)-binding protein, whose protein sequence is MKSDARIGNFTPRDAPHYDDALQCMRCGFCLPTCPTFALTGRERSSPRGRVALARAVAEEQLEFTAAVRDEAFFCLDCRACTTACPSGVRAGEIMEICRSQAQSFHPLGHPGKTFREFVLQKMLPSPDLLETSMLPARLYQRLGIQWLVRRSKVLKLGADWIDKAAGMLPELAPPLRKQLPTIIPARGQQRGRVGFFLGCVMTLMYPHVSRQTVRVLSHQGFDVITPREIKCCGAPHLSEGDRETARQLALKNLELLMAADVEAIVTDCAGCGSALKEYEELLEGLVPTETLAAFRSKVRDVAEFLAEVGLRTENLIPVNTSVTYHEPCHLCHAQGVSRQPRILLSQIPGVELREMNESSWCCGSAATWGLKFSKASQQVLDRKLGNVAATGAELLVTANPGCQLQLAWGVREAGLPQQVVHLMELLGQATPQ
- a CDS encoding SUMF1/EgtB/PvdO family nonheme iron enzyme; the protein is MCRNLLLVLIFLSCSFSLSLAATRGISIVAKDPATGERGEVRLYNKSYAVIVGIDRYKNLPADKQLSNAVHDAQGVAEVLRRNYRFDEIITLTDEQATKDRIMRLLTTDLPKKMSNEDALFLFWAGHGNQQKNVDGDLGYLIPYDGSVDAIYRNITMAEIRDTISKTLPAKHVFYVMDACYSGLLATKRSLDGTTSRDLGYLREITKERVRQVLTAGSKGQEALDGGPNGHSVFTGRLIEALEAAGDFVTANEIQTILKEKVYQDARARNHNQTPGFGTLYGSGDFVFVPNVQQKVADVAAAVAKLEAEMAELARQEAVARKSQNEVARRKAERQRQIAEAKLKAEKLRQEQLAAEAQRQEQLRREQQQHLAKVQQQEAALAAKRSEEEQRLAALKAEIEAKRQRAPATQSATIEAAVAEIRRLAQEIDSIEAAFAKEQPAAEKRIVARYAALLAEVKAQEKAAKGKPLVQDMFETDAEFAARKKNATGFYSERRKELEAQRQRELTALRQRIDQESRAQTAPLRQELTTLSDKDYPIDPTSLALHVGSYDMDRGVFPFTLESKATDRGIFPFTLWSTAKSAPVQVAMNGTIRLGREDAKEWYGQLQNGFVHPQVTARPGGQVVQVAFANDVTDELLLTLVNGEFVSVREIRERERERKRERELERKREWEREWEWERERERERKRELERKRELERKRLNQLGMEFVPVPGGCYQMGDQFRDGGSEEQPVHEVCVDSFRLGKFEVTQGQWRTVMGSNPSNFKNGDNYPVEQVSWNDVQQFLRTLNRQTGQSFRLPTEAEWEYACRSGGKNERYCGGGNVDTVAWHSGNSGSKTHPVGQKQPNGLGLYDMSGNVWEWCQDWYDSGYYGKSPRQNPQGPSGGSNRVERGGSWNDLPRSVRSAYRNWNNPGYRNYNLGFRLVTQD